CGTACTGATCTTAAAATGAGAATATCAAACAGAAACTCCTGTTAATGCTTAGGTATGGTATAGCACTGATTTGCTTGATCGTTTTCcttcaatattcaaggacactTGATCATATTAAGCAAACGAGAAAATGAAGAGGAAACTCAGCTCACGACTATCACATTAATCGAAACTCCAAAAATATACTCTTCATTTATCGACTGTGATATAAAGATAGCTATTTATCTTTATGGAATCGAAATTATCTcaatcattcataatgaaactaATATTTTACGAGACAGCTAACTTCAGAGAAAATATTAGGGTCATATATTGATATGTAGCATGAAATTACACACATTCATCATTTGAATgaagctgaaatatttgtaaacTGCTTTTCAAATGGATATATGATTCTGCGTTGTCATCGATTTTTTCTtgtattacatattgaaaattttgcgttttttcgagtttgtttttgcatcgtttatgtttgagaatttttttgtcaaaatattgttattatgtttcgttatgtacctacgtattaagacattttcattttcatatgtctggttagatatatgaaaataaattttactaTTATCCCCATTATAGGGGATAATGGGATAATATGTCTTTTTTAATAAcactatacatttttctgttagaattttcgtacttccatattgaaaaaGTAATACGGTTcttctgatattttttttaagcatataatacactctatattcttttttcatctcGATGACTCAAAAAgtactattattattacaaaaggAAAAAGAGTTTAGGCAGTATCTGAGAAAAAGATTGGCGCCCCAAGTCGTATATGTGTGAGCCGCTTTAGGTGATAATAAAATGACGCACTGACGACGAATCTATTGCAGAGAATGACTCGCATACctctccatagatggctactcggtatcaaaacagatattttcgtgtaactcaaaaactacaatggtgctgtcaaagattcaTACGGCAGTAATTTGCACTAATgaggcactaaatatttgacataatttcagaattagtgcttccaacttttcgccaacttcacacttgttCGAAAAGCAACAGGCAATTActgtaaaactaaaaatgatatcgcatccgttttaaaagcactaataggcactaattaagcactaattattgcaacagaaattttcacgaaattccaatatgttggtgctgggcgtgaattcagcaccaagaacttgaattatcaatttctcaaaaactacaatggtgctgtcaaagatttatacggcactaataggcactaattaggcactaaatatttaacatagcttcagaattagtgctttcaacttttcgctaacttcacggaccccATTGATTCGATTATTTAAAACTGCTTTGGAACGTTTGCCAAGTGACGATTAAAAGGTTGTGATTAGAACAGATGAACGGCACTGTTGGAGCATATGAACGCCAATTCAACCTACAATGGACGAAATGGCAATTGTGATTGTAGGTGAAAACTTGGAAACGCGTGATATTGTTCTTACGCGTAGCAATACTGGGGAATTGCAACGAATATATGAAACACACCGCTAATACGATGCTCTGCAATACCCGCTAATGTTTTGGAGAGATGATGATGGATATCACTTCAATATCAAGATGATAAATCCATTGAATGGTGAGTACCTACTTAATACaaatttgatttatttgatTTTAGGCCAGGAAACCACCAAGAAAGGTGGTATTATGCATTTCGTTCAATGATTCGTCAAAATGCTGATGACTAGGTATTCGCTGAGATTTCGTCGATTGCTTCAGCAGTATTGTAGAATTGAAACGGATCGTCTCACTTATATCAGAAGGAATCAATCTAAACTACGTTCAGAGAAATATATTCATTCACGAGATGCAATCACCACTGAAGGAGCAGCTAATGTAGGTAGATTGACAATTTTACCAGAAACGTATATCGGCAACCCGTGTCATATGCATGAATATGCACAAGATGCAATGACATACGTTCGAAATTATGGTCGTCCTGATTTGTTCATTACATTTACCTTCAATTCAAAATGGGAAAAAATCACTGCTTCTTCTCGGACAAACATGAGTTGATCGACATGACATCACTACACGAgtattcaaacaaaaagttAACTCGCTGATGGATTATATTACAGAACATCATGTCTTTGGGGATACTCGATGCTGGATGTATTCAATTGAAGGGCAGAAACGAGGCCTGCCACATGCACACATTCTCATCTGGTTAGTAGAAAGAATTCGACCAGAACAGATAGATGACGTTGTGCCGAGATTCCTGTTCATGTGAATGATCCTGAATTGCATCATATTGTAGTTACTAACATGATTCATGGACCATGTGGCACCATCAATCCCCAATCACCATGCATGGTGAATGGAAAATGTTCAAAGCGTTATCCAAGAGATTTCACCCTGGACTCTATCACTGGCAACGATTGTTATCCACCGTATCGCTGTCGATCACCTgaagatgataataataataataaatataccCTTTATTTTCACATTAATTACATAAAGAATTTATCTTGAAGGGTGGTTCCCGATAGGGATATGAATTCCCTGTTTCGGTTTCTAGACATGAGAATAcaaaaattccaacaaaaatgaaaatgcaTTCACAACAATAGCACAATATTATTGGGACCTCTTTACTCCCACACTCGGTGGGGGTTTGGGATCAAGCGCAGGCTGGTCAGTATAAACTCTTTCAGGTGTTTCTTGAATCGATACAAAGGGCGTATGTTTTCAATCTCTTCTGGTATTCCATTATAAAATTTTGTTGTGCCAGATATCTATAACTTTTCTGGGTGATGGTCTTCTTCATCAGAGGGATAACCTGTAAACATTTTGGCCGTGTATCATATTCGTGTGTAGGTAGTGAAGCCCTGTTCGATGCTTTGTGGTATCCAATGCAGGCCTGTAGGTAAAACAACTCCCGAATATTGAGTACCTGTGCTTCGGAATAAAGTGCCTCTGTTGGATATCTGGAAGATTTTTTATAAATGATCTTAAGGAACCTCCTTCGGATCACCTCCAGAGGATGGAGGAGATGCGATGTCGATGCTGAGTATCTTAGATGGCTTTCAACAAGAGCATGATACAAGGTTCTCAGGTGTGGAAGGGGTAGAACATTTCTAATCACTCTAAATTTGTACAGGACCGATTTAAGCCTTTTAACCAAATGCTGAATAAGGACGTCCCACCTCAAATGTGTGTCAATAATTACGCCCATATagtaaagggcgcgatgaaaacagctctgttagggggcacaatagaccttaaggtcgcagtgaactgtaaccccttctcactatatactatatatatatacgccCATATAATTGACTTCCGTCCTGGGACGAATGGAGATGTTTTCTTTTTTAGTATTCACAGTGATCTCTTCAAACGGTGGAGCACCAGCAGAATTACAGCTGAAGGGTAGGGAACGATGGGGTAACCGCGGATGCGTGGTAAAAGCGGACACAGGAATATCTACTAGATCCTTCTACATGCGCTCAGTTATCATGACCAAGTGATCTAGTTTCAATCATCTTTAGTGCGAAGAAAACAGTTACTACCGGTGATCATTCTTAGTTTTCAAGataattcatttcgaaaaattgtgtAACTTATGATCTAATTTTGGAGATTTTTTATTTCGGTTGTGGTGTACCTATATATAAAAAGtcccaaatttttgttttattatttttgaaatgccaTTTGGGGTAATTGCGAACAAGGCAATCACCCCAGATATGGTgaacaaaaaacaataataattattgtttatttACAGATAATTCGGAAATGTAATGAAAGACGTACAAAAATAATTTTGGAACAAGAAAAAATGGAcgaattctgcattttctgctAACTACTATTTCTTAGACTTAGGATGTTTGTAAAATGCGGTAATTGGGTACATGAGAAGTGTTCAGGTGGAACATCGTCCGAAAAAGGTTTTTTATTTTGTGCTTTCTGCAGTTAATATTTACTTCAATTGAGTAAATGCTTGATTACCCTAGGCTGCAACTAACCCAACAAACGTCCGCTTTTACCCCAAATGATTCGGGTAAATACGGACAGAAAGGGTtttgtatttcttgaaaaaaacaattttgttcatGAATCCCGTGAAATTATAAATGATAATTCTATAGTTGATTAACCAAAGATtaataaatcaataaaatcaGTCTGATAAGTTGTTATCTACAAGTGTTATACTTCATTTCCTTAAGCGTGGACAATTTCCCCATCTTCCCTTAAATAAAGGGTTTTTCTACGTTTATACTGAGTATTTTTTTGTCAAACCACTTGACTATTGTTTTCAAGTCTTCCTCAACTTTCTCCCTCAGTTGTCTCCAGCGTTGGGCTCTATAAAAAAATGCTGTATCGTCCGCAAAGGCAATGAATGGTCTTCTCCACACTCTCACAATTTGCCCTCTTCCCTTCAGATAGCTCTCGAAGAAGCTTAAGCAAGTGCCCCCTATTCCAACATCCTCAAGCGACTCCAACAACAGGTCATGACTCACACTATCGAAGGCCTTCGACAGATCCATGTAAACACATAGGCTTGGTTCTGAGTCGTTAAATGAAGATATGATCTCTTCCGTTAATGACAAAATAGCATCCTCCGTTGACCTCTTTGCTCTGAAACCGAACTGACAATCTGAAATAATCTTATATTTTCCTATGGAAGAATCCAGTCGTTAACGGCAGAACCACCATGAGGAGAGTTGATGGAAATGATATTATAGTCGATAATACTTGTATTGTTCCCTATTCACCACTTCTTTTCAAAACATTCAACGCCCATTGCAATGTGGATTACTGCAATTCAGGAAAGTCAATCAAATATATCTGTAAATATGTCACGAAAGGCAGTGATATAGCGGATTTTGGAGTACAAAATACCAATACCAATGATGAGATCACGCAGTATCAAATTGGTCGATATGTCAGCTGCAATGAGGCAATTTGGCGCATATTTTCATTTCCGATACACGAACGTTATCCGACTGTTGTACACCTTGCAGTTTATCTGGAAAATGTACAAAGagtgtatttcaattttatctacCAATATGGCTCAACGAGCTGAAACACCTCCACATCCATTTGTGAACTTCACTTTACTCTGAGATGCCACACTATTATACTTGGAATGCTCTTGGTCGCATTTActcattttcaaaaaatgaCGAATGTTTCTACTTGCGATTATTGCTGGTGAACGCTCGTGGGCCCACATCTTTCGAGCCTCTTCGAACAGTCAATAATGTTGAGTATCCAACATTTCAGGCTTTGATTTTGATCGAAGACTTGTTTCATCTTATGTCTGGCAGTTtgttggttaggttaggtatgcCATTGCATTATCGTGGAACCAACGACTTTCTCAATAGAGAATTGGAACGCGAACGAGAGTATGAGCGAGATGCTTTGAACCAGTTAATACAAACAAATGTACCACTATTGAATTCGCATCAAAAGGGAGTTTATAATAGGATAATGAAGACAATTGAAGAAGGGAATGCTTATTGCTCCTTGATGCGGCCAGTGGAACTGGTAAAACTTTAACAATCTCAATAATTCTAGCTACTATTCTTGCAAAATCAGAAATTGCAGTGGCAGTCACTTCTTGTGGGATAGCAGCCACGTTGCTAGAGGGATGTTAAACAGCTCATTCTGCGTTTAAGTTACCGTTAAACCTACAGACAGTAGGTGCAAAATTGCAAAGCACTCAGCAGTGGCAAAGAATCTGACTGCAAGTAAAATAATTATCTGTGATGAATGCAC
Above is a window of Coccinella septempunctata chromosome 5, icCocSept1.1, whole genome shotgun sequence DNA encoding:
- the LOC123313228 gene encoding uncharacterized protein LOC123313228 isoform X1 — protein: MLMTRYSLRFRRLLQQYCRIETDRLTYIRRNQSKLRSEKYIHSRDAITTEGAANVEHHVFGDTRCWMYSIEGQKRGLPHAHILIWLVERIRPEQIDDVVPRFLFM
- the LOC123313228 gene encoding uncharacterized protein LOC123313228 isoform X3, with the protein product MFWRDDDGYHFNIKMINPLNEHHVFGDTRCWMYSIEGQKRGLPHAHILIWLVERIRPEQIDDVVPRFLFM
- the LOC123313228 gene encoding uncharacterized protein LOC123313228 isoform X2, with product MLMTRYSLRFRRLLQQYCRIETDRLTYIRRNQSKLRSEKYIHSRDAITTEGAANNIMSLGILDAGCIQLKGRNEACHMHTFSSG